One Drosophila willistoni isolate 14030-0811.24 chromosome 2R unlocalized genomic scaffold, UCI_dwil_1.1 Seg167, whole genome shotgun sequence DNA segment encodes these proteins:
- the LOC6642334 gene encoding peptidyl-tRNA hydrolase ICT1, mitochondrial, which yields MNKITREFIKVLRQNNSPTLLGRQLSYKSDISLDKIYPNARLQLYTPPPPPPSGSKKFNGFIPINKLEITYSRSSGPGGQHVNTVNTKVDLRFKVAEADWLSQETRDKLLKALHNKITKDGYYFIKSDLTRSQQMNLADALEKLRTLIRAQEVEAAAGPSEETLEKLRRRQEKAVRERLQLKRSRAQVKADRQGPSGVEL from the exons atgaataaaataacacgagaatttattaaagttttgaGACAAAACAATAGTCCCACTTTGCTGGGTCGTCAATTGTCATATAAGAGTGATATATCCTTGGATAAAATCTATCCAAATGCCCGACTCCAACTCTACACGCCTCCCCCGCCACCG CCCAGCGGTagtaaaaaatttaatggtTTTATACCAATAAACAAATTAGAGATCACCTATAGTCGTAGCTCTGGTCCCGGTGGCCAGCATGTGAATACTGTCAATACCAAAGTCGACCTCCGCTTCAAGGTGGCCGAAGCGGATTGGCTGTCTCAGGAGACACGGGACAAGCTACTCAAAGCCCTACACAATAAGATAACTAAAGATGGTTACTATTTCATTAAGAGCGATCTAACTCGCTCCCAGCAAATGAATCTGGCCGATGCTTTGGAAAAGTTGCGCACTCTAATACGAGCCCAAGAGGTGGAAGCCGCGGCAGGACCCAGCGAGGAGACACTAGAGAAACTACGGCGACGCCAGGAAAAGGCAGTACGTGAGCGCTTGCAACTGAAACGCAGTCGAGCCCAGGTCAAGGCTGATCGTCAGGGGCCATCTGGAGTTGAGTTATAG
- the LOC6642167 gene encoding uncharacterized protein LOC6642167 isoform X2 yields the protein MSKDEAVLFTIVIPTIVEEDRLKNHGIQQSSESGGASAVQLSDKVENKSNEVPRIQFTASSSDLLEDLPLETPQELVVRQILSKFHIENVMWSLNVEGNQYHVQFSMDYDETYELLYETLQDWGIGDREGSSISVISCLVHKSSQGSRKETISAEQENYQQESEEPRTHSNILASFGLVENSTIFLASSMLISPLMGPIIAAIFGTVIEDRSLRRLGMINELIGILMATLVGFIFGLIVCTTDKRYGIGEGLTEEMLSRCDLHSLIVGIFTAIPSGAAAAIGILGGNIGSLVGVAISASLLPPAVNSGLLWAVACIYKYFENDDNLYRDVIKSRTYSDNQAKELAILGSISMCLTLSNVLCVYVMGILVLKVKEIAPVIGRKNSQFWKHDIKFARHGQGKDLTTEVDIIDEMLANLPQEDQQALGLKSEDFRRHLSVNDHHHQLTWSPLSDRHSFTTQPGTFSTIHRLEELYTKRINTTEDYPRQGPSLSRRSTQRGNELTVPMLPRPRFATMPSATSLIPKDFILEVPSKRFTVTPAFEN from the exons ATGTCCAAAGACGAGGCAGTGCTCTTTACCATAGTAATACCCACAATTGTGGAGGAAGATCGCCTGAAAAATCATGGGATTCAACAGAGTTCTGAAAGTGGTGGAGCATCTGCAGTTCAACTGAGTGATAAAGTGGAGAATAAATCAAATGAGGTGCCTAGAATACAATTCACAGCCTCATCGAGTGATCTCTTGGAAGACTTACCGCTGGAGACACCCCAAGAGTTGGTTGTACGACAGATTCTAAGTAAATTCCATATAGAGAATGTCATGTGGTCTTTGAATGTGGAGGGCAATCAATATCATGTACAATTCTCCATGGATTACGATGAGACCTACGAACTTCTCTATGAAACATTACAAGATTGGGGAATAGGTGATCGTGAGGGTTCTTCGATTTCAGTAATCAGCTGTTTGGTCCACAAATCCTCCCAAGGGTCGAGGAAGGAAACAATTTCAGCGGAACAAGAGAACTATCAGCAGGAATCAGAAGAGCCCCGCACACATAGTAA TATTTTGGCTTCGTTTGGTCTGGTGGAGAATAGCACCATATTCCTGGCATCCAGCATGTTAATTTCACCTCTGATGGGTCCCATAATAGCTGCAATTTTCGGAACAGTCATAGAGGATCGTTCATTGCGTCGACTGGGAATGATCAATGAATTGATTGGCATCTTAATGGCCACTTTGGTGGGATTTATATTCGGTTTGATTGTCTGTACGACAGACAAACGATATGGCATTGGCGAAGGTCTAACCGAGGAGATGCTGTCACGTTGTGATCTCCATTCACTAATTGTGGGCATATTCACGGCGATACCGAGTGGGGCAGCTGCAGCTATTGGCATATTGGGCGGTAATATTGGTTCATTGGTGGGCGTGGCAATATCAGCATCTTTACTCCCGCCGGCTGTTAATTCGGGTTTGCTTTGGGCTGTGGcctgtatatataaatatttcgaaaACGATGATAATCTTTATCGGGACGTAATTAAGTCGAGAACATATTCGGATAACCAAGCTAAGGAATTGGCCATATTGGGTTCGATTAGCATGTGCTTGACATTGTCCAATGTTTTGTGTGTCTATGTCATGGGAATTTTAGTGCTTAAGGTTAAGGAAATTGCTCCAGTGATTGGTCGAAAGAATAGTCAATTTTGGAAACATGATATTAAGTTTGCCCGCCATGGTCAGGGTAAGGATTTGACAACCGAGGTGGATATCATTGACGAAATGTTGGCCAATTTGCCCCAGGAGGATCAGCAGGCATTGGGATTAAAGTCAGAAGATTTTCGTCGTCATTTAAGTGTaaatgatcatcatcatcagctcACTTGGTCACCTTTGAGTGATCGTCACAGTTTTACTACTCAACCGGGAACCTTCTCCACTATACATCGTCTGGAGGAATTATACACAAAGAGGATTAACACAACAGAGGACTATCCACGTCAAGGACCAAGTCTTAGTCGTCGCTCGACCCAAAGGGGAAATGAATTAACTGTCCCAATGCTACCG AGACCACGATTTGCCACAATGCCATCGGCTACTTCATTAATACCAAAAGATTTTATCCTTGAAGTGCCTAGCAAACGATTTACTGTGACACCAGCTTTTGAGAATTAG
- the LOC6642167 gene encoding uncharacterized protein LOC6642167 isoform X1 yields the protein MSKDEAVLFTIVIPTIVEEDRLKNHGIQQSSESGGASAVQLSDKVENKSNEVPRIQFTASSSDLLEDLPLETPQELVVRQILSKFHIENVMWSLNVEGNQYHVQFSMDYDETYELLYETLQDWGIGDREGSSISVISCLVHKSSQGSRKETISAEQENYQQESEEPRTHSNYSRMPNAQQKHSAWTRFMNSVRSRLNVAQIVRNVRQDATITFDFCILLISAAILASFGLVENSTIFLASSMLISPLMGPIIAAIFGTVIEDRSLRRLGMINELIGILMATLVGFIFGLIVCTTDKRYGIGEGLTEEMLSRCDLHSLIVGIFTAIPSGAAAAIGILGGNIGSLVGVAISASLLPPAVNSGLLWAVACIYKYFENDDNLYRDVIKSRTYSDNQAKELAILGSISMCLTLSNVLCVYVMGILVLKVKEIAPVIGRKNSQFWKHDIKFARHGQGKDLTTEVDIIDEMLANLPQEDQQALGLKSEDFRRHLSVNDHHHQLTWSPLSDRHSFTTQPGTFSTIHRLEELYTKRINTTEDYPRQGPSLSRRSTQRGNELTVPMLPRPRFATMPSATSLIPKDFILEVPSKRFTVTPAFEN from the exons ATGTCCAAAGACGAGGCAGTGCTCTTTACCATAGTAATACCCACAATTGTGGAGGAAGATCGCCTGAAAAATCATGGGATTCAACAGAGTTCTGAAAGTGGTGGAGCATCTGCAGTTCAACTGAGTGATAAAGTGGAGAATAAATCAAATGAGGTGCCTAGAATACAATTCACAGCCTCATCGAGTGATCTCTTGGAAGACTTACCGCTGGAGACACCCCAAGAGTTGGTTGTACGACAGATTCTAAGTAAATTCCATATAGAGAATGTCATGTGGTCTTTGAATGTGGAGGGCAATCAATATCATGTACAATTCTCCATGGATTACGATGAGACCTACGAACTTCTCTATGAAACATTACAAGATTGGGGAATAGGTGATCGTGAGGGTTCTTCGATTTCAGTAATCAGCTGTTTGGTCCACAAATCCTCCCAAGGGTCGAGGAAGGAAACAATTTCAGCGGAACAAGAGAACTATCAGCAGGAATCAGAAGAGCCCCGCACACATAGTAA TTATTCCCGCATGCCCAATGCCCAACAGAAACACAGTGCTTGGACTCGTTTCATGAATTCGGTTCGTTCACGCCTGAATGTGGCCCAAATTGTACGGAATGTACGGCAGGATGCAACCAttacttttgatttttgtatacTTCTCATATCAGCAGC TATTTTGGCTTCGTTTGGTCTGGTGGAGAATAGCACCATATTCCTGGCATCCAGCATGTTAATTTCACCTCTGATGGGTCCCATAATAGCTGCAATTTTCGGAACAGTCATAGAGGATCGTTCATTGCGTCGACTGGGAATGATCAATGAATTGATTGGCATCTTAATGGCCACTTTGGTGGGATTTATATTCGGTTTGATTGTCTGTACGACAGACAAACGATATGGCATTGGCGAAGGTCTAACCGAGGAGATGCTGTCACGTTGTGATCTCCATTCACTAATTGTGGGCATATTCACGGCGATACCGAGTGGGGCAGCTGCAGCTATTGGCATATTGGGCGGTAATATTGGTTCATTGGTGGGCGTGGCAATATCAGCATCTTTACTCCCGCCGGCTGTTAATTCGGGTTTGCTTTGGGCTGTGGcctgtatatataaatatttcgaaaACGATGATAATCTTTATCGGGACGTAATTAAGTCGAGAACATATTCGGATAACCAAGCTAAGGAATTGGCCATATTGGGTTCGATTAGCATGTGCTTGACATTGTCCAATGTTTTGTGTGTCTATGTCATGGGAATTTTAGTGCTTAAGGTTAAGGAAATTGCTCCAGTGATTGGTCGAAAGAATAGTCAATTTTGGAAACATGATATTAAGTTTGCCCGCCATGGTCAGGGTAAGGATTTGACAACCGAGGTGGATATCATTGACGAAATGTTGGCCAATTTGCCCCAGGAGGATCAGCAGGCATTGGGATTAAAGTCAGAAGATTTTCGTCGTCATTTAAGTGTaaatgatcatcatcatcagctcACTTGGTCACCTTTGAGTGATCGTCACAGTTTTACTACTCAACCGGGAACCTTCTCCACTATACATCGTCTGGAGGAATTATACACAAAGAGGATTAACACAACAGAGGACTATCCACGTCAAGGACCAAGTCTTAGTCGTCGCTCGACCCAAAGGGGAAATGAATTAACTGTCCCAATGCTACCG AGACCACGATTTGCCACAATGCCATCGGCTACTTCATTAATACCAAAAGATTTTATCCTTGAAGTGCCTAGCAAACGATTTACTGTGACACCAGCTTTTGAGAATTAG